GGACGTGTCGTCGGATATGAAAATCATGGAGGCAGGACCTATCATACGTTTACAACACTTGGTAAAGTGGTGAATGGTTTTGGTAATAATGAATTTAGCGGTGAAGAGGGACTTCATTATCATAACTTGATTGGGACCTATCTTCACGGTCCTATTCTCCCGAAGAATCCGCAAATTGCTGACTACTTAATTGGACAAGCTTATGAGAGAAAGACTGGAAGGAAATTGGAACCGCTGTCTGATGAAATGGAGACGATTGCAGGAGAAGCAGTGTGGAATCGATTTCTTAATTCGAAACGTACGAAATATATAAACGAAAGATAAAAGGAGCTTGAAATCAAGCTCCTTTTCGATTTTTAGCCAGCTGCCACATCTACCGTTACATTTAAATCTAGTTCAACATTTCCTTGAATAGCCCTGCTGATCATACAGGAGGTTTCCGCCTTTTTAGCCAGTCTGTTTGCTAAAGCCATATCTTTTTCGGAAGCATTCTGTTTTAAAACGATATGCGGACGGTGAATAATTTTTTTATACGTAAAAATACCATCTGTTACATCAACGATTGCTTCCGATTCCATCGTTAGATTTTCTTTTTCAAGCCCACTTCTTTGCATCATTGCCGCAAGTGTTATAATGTAGCATGTCGCTGCAGCACCGAGAAGCATTTCATCCGGATTGGTTCCGACTCCAGGGCCATCCATTTCCGGTGGTATGGATACCTTTGTTTTTAAGTTTCCTGCTTCAATTTCTCCAATATCATTGCGTAATCCGGGCCAGTGTGCTTTTAATATAAAGTGATGTTCTGCCATGAGATTACTCTCCTTTCAAAAAAATGGAAAAATGCATGTAAGTCTTTTTTATGTGAGCAATAATCTGAAAATGATTTTAAAAATATGTTGGCTTTCTATTCTATTTGGCATTTTAACAAAATTAATCTTATTAAAAAATATCCCGCTGACTGAAATTATTCGTCATTTAACTTTACATACAATGAATAAACTGGCGTTTAAGTTAGTGCATTCAGCTTTATTATAAAGGCTGTATTAATGGGCTGCTGATTTCCGGTCACTAAAATCAAAAATGTGAAAAAATGCTGCATAAACAAAGTCATGTTTTTCAATGAATCTAAAAATCAGCGCTCTTGTCCATACTGAAGGAGTAATCTAATCATTGCGGTAAAGTGAAAAAGTTTGATATTATCATTATTATGAATATTCAACGAACGGAGGTTACTTAATATGTCACGAATATCAACGGATCAGGTTAAGCATGTGGCCAATTTGGCGCGCTTGGCAATTACCGAAGAGGAAACGGAAAAATTGACGAAACAACTTGATGCCATTATTACCTTTGCCGAACAGTTAACTGAACTGGATACGGAAAATGTAGCGCCTACATTCCATGTGCTTGATATGAAAAATGTTCTGCGTGAGGACATCCCGAAGCAAGGGCTGCCGCGAGAAGAAGTATTAAAAAATGCACCGGAACAGCAAGATGGCCAGTTTAAGGTTCCGGCGATTTTAGGGGAGTAGCAGAGGAGGACTAGAAAGGTGAGTTTATTTGATTATAAAGTTTCAGACCTTCATGAACTTTTACATAAAAAGGAACTTAAAGTTTCAGACCTTGTAGAAGAATCGTATAAACGAATCAGTGAGGTAGAAGATAAGG
Above is a genomic segment from Neobacillus endophyticus containing:
- a CDS encoding OsmC family protein — protein: MAEHHFILKAHWPGLRNDIGEIEAGNLKTKVSIPPEMDGPGVGTNPDEMLLGAAATCYIITLAAMMQRSGLEKENLTMESEAIVDVTDGIFTYKKIIHRPHIVLKQNASEKDMALANRLAKKAETSCMISRAIQGNVELDLNVTVDVAAG
- the gatC gene encoding Asp-tRNA(Asn)/Glu-tRNA(Gln) amidotransferase subunit GatC encodes the protein MSRISTDQVKHVANLARLAITEEETEKLTKQLDAIITFAEQLTELDTENVAPTFHVLDMKNVLREDIPKQGLPREEVLKNAPEQQDGQFKVPAILGE